One region of Vibrio sp. FE10 genomic DNA includes:
- a CDS encoding type II and III secretion system protein family protein, whose protein sequence is MANICRWWGVLLLSSLCVSFASAASTFDVTINEARMIHLPEKAKSIFISSTHIADYQTLTNTKVMIFGKRAGSATITVLNEQERVIYTNKIRVTHNSREFNELVKNKFPEASVNAESLGGKLWLKGRVPSPMMAHNIVSLAKGYLSPIVGSTEQQESSNSKGNSNSTNQNQQTQSNDDELINQLVVTMPNQVNIRVKIAEVSRNVSNKLGIKWGSIAGGVGQFSFSKLPNVSSWGKPSITALIDALATNGMMSVLAEPNLTAMSGEDAEFLVGGQVPLPLITADTTQIEYKDFGVKLNFTPTVLSQNRISLKVNPEVSNVSIESQQVIHGTNFPSFTTRSASTTIELASGQSFALGGLLKSEDIEQLQKVPLIGEIPVLGSLFRSTEFTRRETELVIIVTAYLVQPTRSDSMPLPTDGLIPLSDVERLLAWPRIQQKTSNNKATYTDNQKPRLLGDNGFYY, encoded by the coding sequence ATGGCTAATATCTGTCGTTGGTGGGGTGTTCTCCTGCTCTCAAGCCTATGTGTCTCTTTTGCATCTGCAGCATCAACATTTGATGTGACGATCAATGAGGCAAGAATGATTCACTTACCAGAAAAAGCTAAATCCATTTTCATCTCGAGCACCCATATCGCTGATTACCAAACCTTGACCAATACCAAGGTGATGATATTCGGTAAGCGAGCGGGCAGCGCTACGATCACCGTTTTGAATGAACAAGAACGCGTGATTTATACCAATAAAATTCGCGTGACACACAACAGCCGCGAGTTCAATGAACTGGTTAAAAACAAGTTCCCAGAAGCGTCAGTCAACGCGGAATCTCTGGGCGGAAAACTCTGGCTTAAAGGACGCGTTCCCTCTCCGATGATGGCACACAATATCGTGTCGCTCGCGAAAGGCTACTTATCCCCGATTGTCGGTTCTACCGAACAACAAGAGAGCTCGAATTCAAAAGGAAACAGTAATTCAACCAATCAAAATCAGCAAACTCAATCCAATGATGATGAGCTAATCAATCAATTGGTTGTCACCATGCCAAATCAGGTCAACATTCGTGTAAAAATCGCTGAAGTCTCAAGAAATGTATCCAATAAGTTGGGCATCAAATGGGGTTCAATCGCTGGCGGTGTAGGGCAATTTTCGTTTTCAAAGCTGCCTAATGTCAGTAGTTGGGGCAAGCCGAGCATTACCGCTCTGATTGATGCTCTAGCAACCAACGGCATGATGTCTGTGCTTGCTGAACCTAACTTGACCGCGATGTCAGGCGAAGATGCGGAGTTTTTGGTTGGTGGACAAGTACCGCTACCACTGATTACGGCTGACACCACTCAAATCGAGTACAAGGATTTCGGTGTGAAACTGAACTTCACCCCAACCGTGCTCAGCCAAAACCGTATCAGCTTAAAAGTGAATCCCGAGGTCAGTAACGTCTCAATCGAGAGCCAACAAGTGATACACGGAACTAACTTCCCTTCTTTTACCACTCGTAGCGCCTCCACCACCATTGAATTGGCGAGTGGGCAGAGCTTCGCTTTAGGCGGGTTATTGAAATCGGAAGACATTGAACAGCTACAAAAAGTACCGCTTATCGGTGAAATACCGGTTCTCGGTAGCCTGTTCCGATCGACTGAATTCACTCGTAGAGAAACAGAGCTGGTCATCATTGTAACGGCTTACCTAGTTCAGCCAACTCGTTCGGACTCAATGCCACTCCCAACCGATGGCTTAATCCCGTTGAGCGATGTTGAACGTTTACTGGCATGGCCAAGAATTCAACAAAAAACATCAAATAATAAAGCGACTTACACCGACAACCAGAAGCCTCGCTTACTGGGTGACAACGGGTTCTACTACTGA
- a CDS encoding AAA family ATPase — protein sequence MNQVHNLTVLIAASEQLDTLALTYTLNDFGINNIKTSSNQEDDVVRQVLKNDVKTIFLDVLNSELPESKQVVQRLIQRTGCQVIAIGHSAEIFAYRGMLASGASDYLVNPVTPQDLEHVSFAALQLNNEKRNEKIVSIVSSKGGSGSSTIIATLSQQLAELGKRVTCMDLDFSMGDLDLLLNVEGNTALVELLQYPERLEPLVFERSGISVSPEHTLFTGYLPLDTTPFWPQKIAFDQFTKFCLQSSDYLLIDIPTYSLRDQVGFEALKSADIRIIVVEPTLSSIRNAGQIIKRLQNQATSQTIVVLNHCKSDSASLISVNDVKKSLGTSVDVVIPFLPNHFLSKSSLGQPAHKGNRKVKLAFNSLLELVTGEPQQGSRRFWKRGA from the coding sequence ATGAATCAAGTACATAATTTAACGGTACTCATCGCGGCATCGGAGCAACTCGATACATTAGCGCTCACATACACACTGAATGATTTCGGTATCAACAACATCAAGACCTCTTCGAATCAAGAAGATGACGTGGTGAGACAGGTACTGAAGAACGACGTTAAAACCATCTTCCTCGATGTACTGAATAGCGAATTGCCAGAGTCGAAACAAGTTGTGCAGCGCTTAATACAACGTACTGGCTGCCAAGTTATCGCGATTGGTCATTCAGCCGAAATTTTTGCTTACCGTGGAATGCTCGCATCCGGTGCCAGTGACTATTTAGTCAACCCTGTGACACCACAAGATCTTGAACACGTCTCCTTTGCTGCTTTGCAACTCAACAACGAAAAACGAAATGAAAAAATCGTTTCCATTGTCAGTTCAAAAGGTGGCTCAGGAAGCAGCACCATTATAGCGACGTTATCGCAGCAGCTTGCCGAACTCGGGAAACGAGTAACTTGTATGGACCTCGATTTTTCGATGGGTGATTTGGATTTGCTACTCAATGTAGAAGGCAACACGGCGTTGGTAGAGCTTTTACAATACCCAGAAAGATTAGAACCTCTCGTATTTGAGCGCAGTGGGATCAGTGTGTCACCCGAGCACACGCTCTTTACCGGTTATCTACCTTTAGACACCACACCATTTTGGCCACAAAAGATTGCATTCGATCAGTTTACAAAGTTCTGCCTGCAAAGTTCAGACTACTTATTGATCGACATCCCGACCTATTCATTGCGTGACCAGGTTGGCTTTGAAGCGCTTAAAAGTGCCGATATTCGAATCATTGTGGTTGAACCTACACTCAGCTCCATTCGCAATGCTGGTCAGATAATCAAACGACTTCAAAACCAAGCGACTTCACAAACCATTGTGGTGTTGAACCATTGTAAGTCCGATTCCGCATCCCTTATTTCGGTCAATGATGTGAAGAAATCACTCGGAACATCCGTAGACGTCGTGATTCCGTTTTTGCCTAACCATTTCCTGAGCAAGTCATCGCTTGGTCAGCCTGCCCATAAAGGCAATAGGAAAGTGAAGCTCGCGTTTAACTCTCTACTTGAACTAGTCACTGGTGAGCCGCAACAAGGCAGCCGCCGTTTTTGGAAGCGAGGCGCATAA
- a CDS encoding CpaD family pilus assembly lipoprotein, with protein MNKLSLLLPALFALAGCAPTPTTQQPSVDVVSVTNKLTLTLSGKTLSAQEKDDISDFIARRGTLSNLMVKIENTTQKGESQSEKIRLRLIESGLYPSQISVSDTAAQGKGDITIFLESYRAKVTACDAGKTPRTTLNAYRTQRNFGCANANALAQMVANPKDLIVGQPIDSAQGQKAVSSIDNYFAPPAQTQQINSGSSNTTLGGSQ; from the coding sequence ATGAACAAATTATCCTTATTACTGCCCGCTCTCTTTGCGCTTGCGGGTTGCGCGCCAACGCCTACAACCCAACAACCTTCTGTGGATGTGGTGTCCGTGACAAACAAGCTGACTTTAACACTGTCGGGTAAAACGTTATCGGCTCAAGAGAAAGATGACATCTCTGATTTTATTGCTCGCCGAGGCACGCTATCCAACTTAATGGTCAAGATTGAAAATACGACTCAGAAAGGAGAAAGCCAAAGTGAAAAAATTAGGCTTCGTCTGATCGAGTCAGGCCTCTACCCTTCGCAAATTTCAGTGTCAGACACTGCGGCGCAAGGTAAAGGCGACATCACGATTTTTCTTGAATCTTATCGAGCCAAAGTAACGGCATGTGACGCAGGGAAAACGCCAAGAACCACACTCAACGCTTATCGTACTCAGCGCAATTTTGGCTGTGCGAATGCCAATGCACTGGCGCAAATGGTCGCAAACCCAAAAGACCTGATTGTTGGTCAGCCCATCGACAGTGCACAAGGACAAAAAGCTGTGTCCAGCATCGATAACTACTTTGCGCCACCAGCACAAACCCAACAGATAAACTCTGGTTCTTCGAATACCACGCTAGGAGGTTCGCAATGA
- the cpaB gene encoding Flp pilus assembly protein CpaB, with the protein MTAKRLMLLSLFCSVLGLSVLLLSQTNSESVTTSSKQAAKQTVKVLVPTRTIEIGQTYTPNSFRWKEVPQQELENYIDHVAPEDISADHTMSGLARTKLVKDSILSKADITEPKGGYSLSLKLQPGYRAISVPVDQVTSNSGFIEPGDRVDILLLGSQDGELLRYGNSSQGLYVTTIVHDARVLAFNNKQTAESYQKARESNGFENGIPDDSSVSLEVTPEQANQVVLAKQLGKLTLVLRGQNEAQDQPQHANAVTLKVISPDTTQVLPDVGLVEFRADNKTVKTNTGADNNG; encoded by the coding sequence ATGACTGCCAAGCGACTCATGTTGCTGTCGTTATTTTGCTCGGTGCTCGGATTGTCCGTTTTACTGTTGAGCCAAACCAATAGCGAGTCTGTGACCACCTCTTCTAAACAAGCCGCTAAGCAAACGGTCAAAGTGCTGGTTCCAACTCGTACGATTGAGATAGGCCAAACCTACACGCCAAACTCGTTTCGATGGAAAGAAGTTCCACAGCAAGAGTTAGAGAACTACATCGACCACGTGGCACCGGAAGATATTTCTGCCGACCACACGATGTCAGGGCTAGCACGCACCAAACTCGTCAAAGACTCAATATTGTCGAAAGCGGACATTACCGAGCCGAAAGGTGGCTACTCGCTCTCATTGAAGTTGCAACCAGGCTATCGCGCGATTTCAGTCCCTGTCGATCAAGTCACGTCTAATTCAGGCTTCATTGAGCCGGGCGACCGAGTAGATATTCTCCTACTCGGTTCACAAGATGGTGAGCTACTTCGTTATGGCAATTCATCTCAAGGACTGTACGTTACAACGATAGTTCATGATGCAAGAGTCTTGGCATTTAATAATAAGCAAACGGCAGAATCTTATCAAAAGGCTCGGGAATCGAATGGTTTCGAAAATGGTATCCCTGACGACAGCAGTGTCTCTTTAGAAGTGACACCCGAGCAAGCAAACCAAGTGGTCCTTGCGAAACAATTAGGAAAGTTAACGCTTGTATTGCGTGGGCAAAACGAGGCTCAAGATCAACCTCAACACGCAAATGCAGTGACGCTGAAAGTCATTTCTCCAGACACAACTCAGGTATTACCTGACGTAGGATTGGTGGAATTTAGAGCCGACAATAAAACGGTTAAAACTAATACTGGAGCTGATAACAATGGCTAA